In Chiroxiphia lanceolata isolate bChiLan1 chromosome 7, bChiLan1.pri, whole genome shotgun sequence, the DNA window AAACCTACCAACTACTTGGAATCATATTTGTAAGTCTACTGGCTATTATATACTACCTTGTAAATTCCAACACTTTGCAGTTCTCAAGGTGCCATGCAGAGAAAGCCAGAAATAAATCCTTCATTCTTACCTTCTCCATGTTTTCCAACAGTTTTAATTCTTTGAAGTGTCTTtgatttttatatgtataaaatttaaaaaatttaaaaaaaatcccagtgtaaattcccaaacaaacaaaacaaactcccctgtgcaaataaaaatgcacatttaagGAGGCGGGAGGAGATACCTGGgctacagatttattttttttccagctacatCAGCTTTATCTAAttgaatgtttgttttgttaccATTTGAAATTCAACTTCAGATAGTTCTGTATCATATCAGCATAGGATGCATCATTAACTCTAAGAGGATGTTTTTCTTTGGCATCTGCTACTTTCACCAAATGTCAAGGCTTGACATTTGCTATCTTTATCTGGTTTTGGTGTATCACTCATACtgagattttgttttttcttatctgATATTGATTTCAACTGTGACCAGCTGTGTTGCTAATAAAATCAACAGGCAAGTATCTGGCATTTAGAGTTCTTCACTGGtataggaaaagaaacaacccaGTGACAGAAGAAGcaaagagatatttttcaaTTAGGATGCTTGCCTGTATCCTCCTATTATCCATCTCTTAGCACTTCTGTTGATGTAACATTTCTCATTGATTCCCTTGGGGAAGCCTCCATGGAAATCCTTGCCTCTCAGATGAAATATTCCTTTTTGCTCTCATCCACTGCTTCCTGGAGAGCAGGGTCATTTTTCAAAGCGGCATCTGCGCTTTCGGCAAACTCAGTTCCTTTTGCCTCATTGGTGTGGTAGGTGCCCTTATGTCTGTACATGTACCGAACCATCACCACCAGCAGGCAAATGAGGACAAATACCACTGCAGCAATCACACCTAGAGGAAAGAGACCCGTTAAATGTGTCACCGGTAATAAAATATGAGAAGTATCTCACAGCCAGACATCACAACTTGGATTGGATTGGTTCATGTATCATAAGTGTTTGCATGTTGCAGTGGCCAGAGTCAGAACAGTCTGACATTAcgaaaaaagaaaagggaaaaaaaggggataTAGATGCTGCAGGAATACAGGACAAATTCTCACTAGCTCTCTTTCAAACCAATTTGGTCGAACACATGGGAGCTAAAAGTTCATTACAAAATGAGGAGAAATACGAGAACATAAAGGAAAGCCAATAGGTTTCTTTCATCCTTCTGGTAACATATaccctggggggggggtggtttaCAGACAACCCGACCCTGGCTTCTCACGTGTCCTCAATTTCAGGAGATGTTCAGGGCACTGAGTATTCTGAGGACACATTCAACAAATAGGAGGAGCTGTGTGACTGGTACTGCTCTGTATTTGCAAGCTGCCATTTCATTCTGTGCTCTAATTAGGAAAGTCTGATTGTAACAAATGTACAAGTGACatctgggagaaggaagggattCTGGATACATCTTTCCTGTCTCCTGGACTAAGGCTAATTACAGCAATGTGTTTACTGGACAAAAGTTTCTAGAGGTAAAACAAATGTACATGGGACTAAATGGTGAATGGAAGCACTCCTGGTGAAGAAAAGTAAATCAAGCTCCTTTGCTACCGCGAAAGGTAGAACTCCCTAAAAGAGAGGCATCCCTGACCAGTCCATTGTTAAAAAGCCTACAAACTCTATTCCCTTCCTCCTAGATCAAATTCTTTGcttaaaaatcctgaaaataaatgaagtattttgaaGTTTATTCAACTTGTGt includes these proteins:
- the GYPC gene encoding glycophorin-C, with protein sequence MSTQNNATSQPHGDIEIPTAGADVAVIGGVIAAVVFVLICLLVVMVRYMYRHKGTYHTNEAKGTEFAESADAALKNDPALQEAVDESKKEYFI